A single Meles meles chromosome 20, mMelMel3.1 paternal haplotype, whole genome shotgun sequence DNA region contains:
- the MATK gene encoding megakaryocyte-associated tyrosine-protein kinase isoform X4 — MPTRRWAPGTQCITKCEHTRPKPGELAFHKGDVVTILEACESKSWYRAKHHASGQEGLLAAGALREREALSADPKLSLMPWFHGKISGQEAVQQLQPPEDGLFLVRESARHPGDYVLCVSFGRDVIHYRVLHRDGHLTIDEAVCFCNLMDMVEHYSKDKGAICTKLVKPKRKQGTKSAEEELAKAGWLLNLQHLTLGTRIGEGEFGAVLQGEYLGQKVAVKNIKCDVTAQAFLDETAVMTKMQHKNLVRLLGVILHQGLYIVMEHVSKGNLVNFLRTRGRALVSTAQLLQFSLHVAEGMEYLESKKLVHRDLAARNILISEDLVAKVSDFGLAKAERKGLDASRLPVKWTAPEALKHGKFSSKSDVWSFGVLLWEVFSYGRAPYPKMSLKEVSEAVEKGYRMEPPEGCPGPIHALMGSCWEAEPARRPPFRKLAEKLARELRSASASAPVGGQDADSCPLPRGQEP; from the exons ATGCCAACG aGGCGCTGGGCCCCAGGCACCCAATGCATCACCAAGTGTGAGCACACGCGCCCCAAGCCGGGAGAGCTGGCCTTCCACAAGGGCGACGTGGTCACCATCCTGGAGGCCTGCGAG agcaagagCTGGTACCGCGCCAAGCACCACGCCAGCGGGCAGGAGGGCCTGCTGGCCGCCGGGGCGCTGCGGGAGCGAGAGGCCCTGTCGGCCGACCCCAAGCTCAGCCTCATGCC GTGGTTCCACGGGAAGATCTCGGGCCAAGAGGCCGTGCAGCAGCTGCAGCCGCCCGAGGACGGGCTGTTCCTGGTGCGCGAGTCGGCGCGGCACCCCGGCGACTACGTGCTGTGCGTCAGCTTCGGCCGCGACGTCATCCACTACCGCGTGCTGCACCGCGACGGTCACCTGACCATCGACGAGGCCGTGTGCTTCTGCAACCTCATGGACATGGTGGAG CACTACAGCAAGGACAAGGGGGCCATCTGCACGAAGCTGGTGAAACCCAAGAGGAAGCAGGGCACCAAGTCCGCAGAGGAGGAGCTGGCCAAAG CTGGCTGGTTACTGAACCTGCAGCATTTGACGCTGGGCACACGGATTGGAGAGGGTGAGTTTGGAG CGGTCCTGCAGGGCGAGTACCTGGGCCAGAAGGTCGCGGTGAAGAACATCAAGTGTGACGTGACTGCCCAGGCCTTCCTGGACGAGACGGCGGTGATGAC GAAGATGCAGCATAAGAACCTGGTGCGTCTGCTGGGCGTGATCCTGCACCAGGGGCTCTACATCGTCATGGAGCACGTGAGCAAG GGCAACCTGGTGAACTTTCTGCGCACACGGGGCCGGGCCCTTGTGAGCACCGCCCAGCTCCTCCAGTTTTCCTT gcacGTGGCCGAGGGCATGGAGTACCTGGAAAGCAAGAAGCTGGTGCACCGAGACCTTGCCGCCCGCAACATCCTCATCTCCGAGGACCTGGTGGCCAAGGTCAGCGACTTCGGCCTGGCCAAAGCTGAGCGGAAGGGGCTGGACGCAAGCCGGCTGCCGGTCAAGTGGACGGCGCCCGAGGCTCTCAAACACGGG AAGTTCTCCAGCAAGTCGGATGTCTGGAGCTTCGGGGTGCTTCTGTGGGAGGTGTTCTCATACGGCCGGGCTCCATACCCCAAGATG TCGCTGAAGGAGGTGTCCGAGGCCGTGGAGAAGGGGTACCGCATGGAGCCCCCCGAGGGCTGCCCAGGCCCCATCCATGCCCTCATGGGCAGCTGCTGGGAGGCTGAGCCTGCCCGCCGGCCGCCCTTCCGGAAACTGGCAGAGAAGCTGGCCCGGGAACTGCGCAGCGCCAGCGCCTCGGCCCCGGTGGGGGGCCAGGACGCGGACAGTTGTCCCTTGCCCCGAGGCCAGGAGCCCTGA
- the MATK gene encoding megakaryocyte-associated tyrosine-protein kinase isoform X3: MPTRRWAPGTQCITKCEHTRPKPGELAFHKGDVVTILEACEPGLLAPSLQSKSWYRAKHHASGQEGLLAAGALREREALSADPKLSLMPWFHGKISGQEAVQQLQPPEDGLFLVRESARHPGDYVLCVSFGRDVIHYRVLHRDGHLTIDEAVCFCNLMDMVEHYSKDKGAICTKLVKPKRKQGTKSAEEELAKAGWLLNLQHLTLGTRIGEAVLQGEYLGQKVAVKNIKCDVTAQAFLDETAVMTKMQHKNLVRLLGVILHQGLYIVMEHVSKGNLVNFLRTRGRALVSTAQLLQFSLHVAEGMEYLESKKLVHRDLAARNILISEDLVAKVSDFGLAKAERKGLDASRLPVKWTAPEALKHGKFSSKSDVWSFGVLLWEVFSYGRAPYPKMSLKEVSEAVEKGYRMEPPEGCPGPIHALMGSCWEAEPARRPPFRKLAEKLARELRSASASAPVGGQDADSCPLPRGQEP, from the exons ATGCCAACG aGGCGCTGGGCCCCAGGCACCCAATGCATCACCAAGTGTGAGCACACGCGCCCCAAGCCGGGAGAGCTGGCCTTCCACAAGGGCGACGTGGTCACCATCCTGGAGGCCTGCGAG CCCGGACTCCTGGctccctccctgcagagcaagagCTGGTACCGCGCCAAGCACCACGCCAGCGGGCAGGAGGGCCTGCTGGCCGCCGGGGCGCTGCGGGAGCGAGAGGCCCTGTCGGCCGACCCCAAGCTCAGCCTCATGCC GTGGTTCCACGGGAAGATCTCGGGCCAAGAGGCCGTGCAGCAGCTGCAGCCGCCCGAGGACGGGCTGTTCCTGGTGCGCGAGTCGGCGCGGCACCCCGGCGACTACGTGCTGTGCGTCAGCTTCGGCCGCGACGTCATCCACTACCGCGTGCTGCACCGCGACGGTCACCTGACCATCGACGAGGCCGTGTGCTTCTGCAACCTCATGGACATGGTGGAG CACTACAGCAAGGACAAGGGGGCCATCTGCACGAAGCTGGTGAAACCCAAGAGGAAGCAGGGCACCAAGTCCGCAGAGGAGGAGCTGGCCAAAG CTGGCTGGTTACTGAACCTGCAGCATTTGACGCTGGGCACACGGATTGGAGAGG CGGTCCTGCAGGGCGAGTACCTGGGCCAGAAGGTCGCGGTGAAGAACATCAAGTGTGACGTGACTGCCCAGGCCTTCCTGGACGAGACGGCGGTGATGAC GAAGATGCAGCATAAGAACCTGGTGCGTCTGCTGGGCGTGATCCTGCACCAGGGGCTCTACATCGTCATGGAGCACGTGAGCAAG GGCAACCTGGTGAACTTTCTGCGCACACGGGGCCGGGCCCTTGTGAGCACCGCCCAGCTCCTCCAGTTTTCCTT gcacGTGGCCGAGGGCATGGAGTACCTGGAAAGCAAGAAGCTGGTGCACCGAGACCTTGCCGCCCGCAACATCCTCATCTCCGAGGACCTGGTGGCCAAGGTCAGCGACTTCGGCCTGGCCAAAGCTGAGCGGAAGGGGCTGGACGCAAGCCGGCTGCCGGTCAAGTGGACGGCGCCCGAGGCTCTCAAACACGGG AAGTTCTCCAGCAAGTCGGATGTCTGGAGCTTCGGGGTGCTTCTGTGGGAGGTGTTCTCATACGGCCGGGCTCCATACCCCAAGATG TCGCTGAAGGAGGTGTCCGAGGCCGTGGAGAAGGGGTACCGCATGGAGCCCCCCGAGGGCTGCCCAGGCCCCATCCATGCCCTCATGGGCAGCTGCTGGGAGGCTGAGCCTGCCCGCCGGCCGCCCTTCCGGAAACTGGCAGAGAAGCTGGCCCGGGAACTGCGCAGCGCCAGCGCCTCGGCCCCGGTGGGGGGCCAGGACGCGGACAGTTGTCCCTTGCCCCGAGGCCAGGAGCCCTGA
- the MATK gene encoding megakaryocyte-associated tyrosine-protein kinase isoform X1, producing MPTRRWAPGTQCITKCEHTRPKPGELAFHKGDVVTILEACEPGLLAPSLQSKSWYRAKHHASGQEGLLAAGALREREALSADPKLSLMPWFHGKISGQEAVQQLQPPEDGLFLVRESARHPGDYVLCVSFGRDVIHYRVLHRDGHLTIDEAVCFCNLMDMVEHYSKDKGAICTKLVKPKRKQGTKSAEEELAKAGWLLNLQHLTLGTRIGEGEFGAVLQGEYLGQKVAVKNIKCDVTAQAFLDETAVMTKMQHKNLVRLLGVILHQGLYIVMEHVSKGNLVNFLRTRGRALVSTAQLLQFSLHVAEGMEYLESKKLVHRDLAARNILISEDLVAKVSDFGLAKAERKGLDASRLPVKWTAPEALKHGKFSSKSDVWSFGVLLWEVFSYGRAPYPKMSLKEVSEAVEKGYRMEPPEGCPGPIHALMGSCWEAEPARRPPFRKLAEKLARELRSASASAPVGGQDADSCPLPRGQEP from the exons ATGCCAACG aGGCGCTGGGCCCCAGGCACCCAATGCATCACCAAGTGTGAGCACACGCGCCCCAAGCCGGGAGAGCTGGCCTTCCACAAGGGCGACGTGGTCACCATCCTGGAGGCCTGCGAG CCCGGACTCCTGGctccctccctgcagagcaagagCTGGTACCGCGCCAAGCACCACGCCAGCGGGCAGGAGGGCCTGCTGGCCGCCGGGGCGCTGCGGGAGCGAGAGGCCCTGTCGGCCGACCCCAAGCTCAGCCTCATGCC GTGGTTCCACGGGAAGATCTCGGGCCAAGAGGCCGTGCAGCAGCTGCAGCCGCCCGAGGACGGGCTGTTCCTGGTGCGCGAGTCGGCGCGGCACCCCGGCGACTACGTGCTGTGCGTCAGCTTCGGCCGCGACGTCATCCACTACCGCGTGCTGCACCGCGACGGTCACCTGACCATCGACGAGGCCGTGTGCTTCTGCAACCTCATGGACATGGTGGAG CACTACAGCAAGGACAAGGGGGCCATCTGCACGAAGCTGGTGAAACCCAAGAGGAAGCAGGGCACCAAGTCCGCAGAGGAGGAGCTGGCCAAAG CTGGCTGGTTACTGAACCTGCAGCATTTGACGCTGGGCACACGGATTGGAGAGGGTGAGTTTGGAG CGGTCCTGCAGGGCGAGTACCTGGGCCAGAAGGTCGCGGTGAAGAACATCAAGTGTGACGTGACTGCCCAGGCCTTCCTGGACGAGACGGCGGTGATGAC GAAGATGCAGCATAAGAACCTGGTGCGTCTGCTGGGCGTGATCCTGCACCAGGGGCTCTACATCGTCATGGAGCACGTGAGCAAG GGCAACCTGGTGAACTTTCTGCGCACACGGGGCCGGGCCCTTGTGAGCACCGCCCAGCTCCTCCAGTTTTCCTT gcacGTGGCCGAGGGCATGGAGTACCTGGAAAGCAAGAAGCTGGTGCACCGAGACCTTGCCGCCCGCAACATCCTCATCTCCGAGGACCTGGTGGCCAAGGTCAGCGACTTCGGCCTGGCCAAAGCTGAGCGGAAGGGGCTGGACGCAAGCCGGCTGCCGGTCAAGTGGACGGCGCCCGAGGCTCTCAAACACGGG AAGTTCTCCAGCAAGTCGGATGTCTGGAGCTTCGGGGTGCTTCTGTGGGAGGTGTTCTCATACGGCCGGGCTCCATACCCCAAGATG TCGCTGAAGGAGGTGTCCGAGGCCGTGGAGAAGGGGTACCGCATGGAGCCCCCCGAGGGCTGCCCAGGCCCCATCCATGCCCTCATGGGCAGCTGCTGGGAGGCTGAGCCTGCCCGCCGGCCGCCCTTCCGGAAACTGGCAGAGAAGCTGGCCCGGGAACTGCGCAGCGCCAGCGCCTCGGCCCCGGTGGGGGGCCAGGACGCGGACAGTTGTCCCTTGCCCCGAGGCCAGGAGCCCTGA
- the MATK gene encoding megakaryocyte-associated tyrosine-protein kinase isoform X2, with amino-acid sequence MPTRRWAPGTQCITKCEHTRPKPGELAFHKGDVVTILEACEPGLLAPSLQSKSWYRAKHHASGQEGLLAAGALREREALSADPKLSLMPWFHGKISGQEAVQQLQPPEDGLFLVRESARHPGDYVLCVSFGRDVIHYRVLHRDGHLTIDEAVCFCNLMDMVEHYSKDKGAICTKLVKPKRKQGTKSAEEELAKAGWLLNLQHLTLGTRIGEGEFGAVLQGEYLGQKVAVKNIKCDVTAQAFLDETAVMTKMQHKNLVRLLGVILHQGLYIVMEHGNLVNFLRTRGRALVSTAQLLQFSLHVAEGMEYLESKKLVHRDLAARNILISEDLVAKVSDFGLAKAERKGLDASRLPVKWTAPEALKHGKFSSKSDVWSFGVLLWEVFSYGRAPYPKMSLKEVSEAVEKGYRMEPPEGCPGPIHALMGSCWEAEPARRPPFRKLAEKLARELRSASASAPVGGQDADSCPLPRGQEP; translated from the exons ATGCCAACG aGGCGCTGGGCCCCAGGCACCCAATGCATCACCAAGTGTGAGCACACGCGCCCCAAGCCGGGAGAGCTGGCCTTCCACAAGGGCGACGTGGTCACCATCCTGGAGGCCTGCGAG CCCGGACTCCTGGctccctccctgcagagcaagagCTGGTACCGCGCCAAGCACCACGCCAGCGGGCAGGAGGGCCTGCTGGCCGCCGGGGCGCTGCGGGAGCGAGAGGCCCTGTCGGCCGACCCCAAGCTCAGCCTCATGCC GTGGTTCCACGGGAAGATCTCGGGCCAAGAGGCCGTGCAGCAGCTGCAGCCGCCCGAGGACGGGCTGTTCCTGGTGCGCGAGTCGGCGCGGCACCCCGGCGACTACGTGCTGTGCGTCAGCTTCGGCCGCGACGTCATCCACTACCGCGTGCTGCACCGCGACGGTCACCTGACCATCGACGAGGCCGTGTGCTTCTGCAACCTCATGGACATGGTGGAG CACTACAGCAAGGACAAGGGGGCCATCTGCACGAAGCTGGTGAAACCCAAGAGGAAGCAGGGCACCAAGTCCGCAGAGGAGGAGCTGGCCAAAG CTGGCTGGTTACTGAACCTGCAGCATTTGACGCTGGGCACACGGATTGGAGAGGGTGAGTTTGGAG CGGTCCTGCAGGGCGAGTACCTGGGCCAGAAGGTCGCGGTGAAGAACATCAAGTGTGACGTGACTGCCCAGGCCTTCCTGGACGAGACGGCGGTGATGAC GAAGATGCAGCATAAGAACCTGGTGCGTCTGCTGGGCGTGATCCTGCACCAGGGGCTCTACATCGTCATGGAGCAC GGCAACCTGGTGAACTTTCTGCGCACACGGGGCCGGGCCCTTGTGAGCACCGCCCAGCTCCTCCAGTTTTCCTT gcacGTGGCCGAGGGCATGGAGTACCTGGAAAGCAAGAAGCTGGTGCACCGAGACCTTGCCGCCCGCAACATCCTCATCTCCGAGGACCTGGTGGCCAAGGTCAGCGACTTCGGCCTGGCCAAAGCTGAGCGGAAGGGGCTGGACGCAAGCCGGCTGCCGGTCAAGTGGACGGCGCCCGAGGCTCTCAAACACGGG AAGTTCTCCAGCAAGTCGGATGTCTGGAGCTTCGGGGTGCTTCTGTGGGAGGTGTTCTCATACGGCCGGGCTCCATACCCCAAGATG TCGCTGAAGGAGGTGTCCGAGGCCGTGGAGAAGGGGTACCGCATGGAGCCCCCCGAGGGCTGCCCAGGCCCCATCCATGCCCTCATGGGCAGCTGCTGGGAGGCTGAGCCTGCCCGCCGGCCGCCCTTCCGGAAACTGGCAGAGAAGCTGGCCCGGGAACTGCGCAGCGCCAGCGCCTCGGCCCCGGTGGGGGGCCAGGACGCGGACAGTTGTCCCTTGCCCCGAGGCCAGGAGCCCTGA